In Chryseobacterium camelliae, one DNA window encodes the following:
- a CDS encoding DNA topoisomerase IV subunit B, giving the protein MSQQTNPIYSEDNIRTLDWQEHIRLRPGMYIGKLGDGSSADDGIYILLKEILDNSIDEFRMKAGKRIEIKVDEGKVSIRDFGRGIPLGKVVDAVSKMNTGGKYDSKAFKKSVGLNGVGTKAVNALSEYFRVRSFRDGRMKAAEFSRGMIVENHEEKDSSDRNGTEISFVPDSGIFLHFKFRKEYIERMLRNYAYLNPGLKIIFNGETYFSENGLKDLLEEELESDILYPIVHLKDEDIELAITHSDKSQTETYFSFVNGQNTTQGGTHLNAFREAYVKTIREFFNKNFDASDIRKSIIAAISINVEEPVFESQTKTKLGSNDMGPNGPTVRTFVIDFLKSKLDNFLHRNPEVAEAIQRKILISERERKELSGIQKLARERAKKVSLHNKKLRDCRQHYNDQKAERKGDTQIFITEGDSASGSITKSRDVETQAVFSLKGKPLNCYGLTKKVVYENEEFNLLQAALNIEESLEDLRYNQVIIATDADVDGMHIRLLMITFFLQFFPDLIKNGHLYILQTPLFRVRNKKETRYCYTEAERIKALNELGKNPEITRFKGLGEISPDEFKHFIGKDIRLEPVVLGKDQTIDQLLEFYMGKNTPDRQTFILENLVVEDPDIDKKEVLQETQNG; this is encoded by the coding sequence ATGTCACAACAAACTAATCCTATTTATTCCGAAGATAATATCAGAACCCTGGACTGGCAGGAACACATCCGCCTGCGTCCCGGTATGTACATCGGTAAGCTGGGCGACGGGTCTTCTGCCGACGACGGGATCTATATCCTCCTGAAAGAAATTCTGGATAACTCTATTGATGAGTTCAGGATGAAAGCGGGAAAAAGAATTGAAATAAAAGTGGATGAAGGAAAAGTAAGCATACGCGACTTTGGCCGTGGAATTCCATTGGGTAAAGTGGTAGATGCCGTTTCCAAAATGAATACCGGAGGGAAGTATGACAGTAAAGCTTTCAAAAAATCTGTAGGGCTTAACGGGGTAGGTACAAAGGCTGTAAATGCCCTTTCCGAGTACTTCCGCGTAAGATCGTTCCGGGATGGCAGGATGAAAGCTGCTGAGTTCTCCCGCGGCATGATCGTGGAAAACCATGAGGAAAAAGACTCTTCCGACCGTAACGGAACTGAAATTTCTTTCGTTCCGGATTCGGGAATATTCCTTCATTTCAAATTCAGGAAAGAATATATCGAAAGGATGCTGCGCAATTATGCATACCTTAATCCCGGACTGAAGATTATCTTTAACGGGGAAACCTATTTTTCTGAAAACGGACTGAAGGACCTGCTGGAAGAGGAGCTGGAAAGCGATATCCTTTATCCTATCGTCCACCTGAAGGATGAGGACATAGAGCTGGCCATTACCCATTCTGATAAATCCCAGACGGAAACCTATTTTTCTTTTGTGAACGGACAGAATACCACTCAGGGAGGGACGCACCTGAATGCCTTCCGGGAAGCCTATGTAAAGACCATACGGGAATTTTTCAATAAAAATTTCGATGCTTCGGATATCCGTAAATCCATTATTGCAGCTATTTCCATCAATGTGGAAGAACCGGTATTCGAGTCTCAGACCAAAACCAAGCTCGGTTCCAATGATATGGGCCCCAATGGTCCTACCGTAAGGACATTTGTAATCGATTTCCTGAAAAGCAAACTGGATAATTTCCTGCACAGAAACCCTGAGGTCGCTGAAGCCATCCAAAGAAAGATCCTGATCTCCGAAAGAGAAAGGAAGGAGCTTTCCGGAATCCAGAAACTGGCGAGGGAAAGGGCTAAAAAAGTTTCGCTGCACAACAAGAAGCTCCGCGACTGCAGGCAGCACTATAACGATCAGAAAGCTGAAAGAAAAGGGGATACCCAGATTTTTATTACTGAGGGCGATTCTGCTTCAGGATCTATCACCAAATCCAGGGATGTGGAAACCCAGGCGGTATTCTCATTGAAAGGAAAACCGCTTAACTGCTACGGACTGACCAAGAAAGTAGTGTATGAAAATGAAGAGTTTAACCTGCTTCAGGCCGCACTCAATATTGAGGAGAGCCTTGAAGATCTCCGGTACAACCAGGTAATCATTGCTACCGATGCCGATGTGGACGGGATGCATATACGCCTCCTGATGATCACATTCTTCCTTCAGTTCTTTCCTGACCTGATTAAGAACGGCCACCTTTACATCCTGCAGACCCCACTGTTCCGGGTGAGGAATAAAAAGGAAACGCGGTACTGCTACACAGAGGCTGAACGCATCAAGGCTCTCAATGAACTGGGCAAGAATCCTGAGATTACACGGTTCAAAGGACTGGGAGAGATTTCGCCTGACGAATTCAAGCACTTCATCGGAAAAGATATCCGGCTGGAACCTGTTGTCTTAGGAAAAGACCAGACCATCGACCAGCTGCTGGAATTTTATATGGGTAAAAATACTCCGGACC